A region from the Oceanidesulfovibrio marinus genome encodes:
- a CDS encoding glycosyltransferase, producing MKRLLIGWELGGNHGHLTTCLHVTNALRASYDVVFAVRDVRGASEILGDAAFSYVQAPVPMFRKSRARPAANYSEMLLGEGYADFDLLRGLVHAWLTLLKRLEIDLVLVDHAPTALLACTIADIPAINIGNGFATPPSVFPMPCMRTWEDIPEERLKRADAAVNEQISKVARSFSYTSDLALAELFGGENLLTCLPELDHYPQRSGGTYVGAIFSQPRTQRVDWQGTGEGRVLAYLRPGVPGFLNAMTVLRECRAEVVARIPGITRAQARKLAGPRLRIVLSPTDFNHLLQDANVMVSYGSSGVVTESLLRGVPQLILAKVVEQHMLALRVAEWGGVAAREDRSAERLSADLSALLNDQECRRSVQDFAQRNQEYSPENAVEKIASTVKAILS from the coding sequence GTGAAGCGCCTGTTGATTGGCTGGGAGCTGGGCGGCAACCACGGCCATCTGACGACCTGTCTGCACGTGACCAATGCGCTGCGTGCGAGCTATGACGTTGTTTTTGCTGTGCGTGATGTTCGCGGCGCCTCCGAGATTCTTGGGGACGCCGCGTTTTCCTATGTGCAGGCGCCGGTTCCGATGTTTCGGAAGTCACGTGCGAGACCGGCGGCGAACTACTCGGAGATGCTGCTCGGCGAGGGCTATGCGGATTTCGATCTGCTACGTGGACTCGTGCACGCCTGGCTCACCTTGCTGAAGCGGCTCGAAATAGACCTGGTCCTTGTCGACCATGCCCCGACGGCGCTTCTGGCGTGCACAATTGCGGATATCCCGGCCATCAACATCGGCAATGGATTTGCGACGCCGCCGTCAGTCTTCCCCATGCCGTGCATGCGGACATGGGAAGACATCCCGGAAGAGCGTTTGAAGCGGGCCGATGCAGCGGTGAACGAGCAAATTTCCAAGGTCGCCCGCAGTTTTTCATACACCAGTGACCTGGCGCTGGCTGAGCTGTTCGGCGGCGAAAACCTGCTCACCTGTTTGCCGGAGCTGGACCATTATCCACAGCGCTCGGGCGGCACGTATGTCGGGGCCATATTCTCTCAGCCGCGAACCCAACGCGTCGATTGGCAAGGCACAGGAGAAGGGCGCGTTCTCGCCTACCTGCGGCCTGGCGTGCCGGGTTTTCTGAACGCCATGACTGTTCTGCGGGAGTGCAGGGCCGAGGTGGTTGCCCGCATACCGGGAATCACCAGGGCCCAGGCCAGAAAGCTGGCCGGACCTCGATTGAGGATTGTCCTCTCGCCGACCGATTTCAACCATCTGTTGCAGGATGCGAACGTCATGGTGAGCTACGGCAGCAGCGGCGTCGTGACCGAGTCCCTACTACGTGGCGTGCCACAGCTGATCCTGGCCAAGGTTGTTGAGCAGCACATGTTGGCGTTGCGCGTGGCCGAGTGGGGCGGCGTCGCTGCCAGAGAAGACAGAAGCGCCGAGCGGTTGAGTGCAGACTTGTCAGCCCTGCTGAACGACCAGGAATGTAGACGATCTGTCCAGGATTTTGCACAGCGGAATCAAGAATATTCTCCTGAAAACGCAGTTGAAAAGATAGCTAGCACAGTCAAGGCGATACTTTCATGA
- a CDS encoding HlyD family type I secretion periplasmic adaptor subunit codes for MLGHLDIVAVAEGKLIPESYLKIVQPSEAGILKEILVKEGEKVQAGQILMRMDPYIGDAEAKAIRLELQRKRLNLRRIEAELAGEEFIINPEDPQRIAKDVHSQFRANRAALNATLAEEQTRLAKARQELAAAEQVRAKLDATLPYYHEQDAAYQKLAKDNYVSPIAASDKHREVIEKEQELKTQLYLIASANASVAQSEKRLAQLESDYRKKLNAERDELEGQLDKLTQELAKQTHKQGLLELKAPQDSVVKDLATHTEGTVVQPGTVLLTLVPQDEPLRAEVWVSNDDIGFVRKGQPVKLKFAAFPFQKYGMAEGTVLRVSADAADESTNGNGAAGTDQQPTGKPLVYKALVALETKRLVQDGISYELTAGMQTNAEIMLGSRTVAEYLLSPIQKAWHEAGRER; via the coding sequence ATGCTCGGACATTTGGACATCGTGGCGGTAGCCGAAGGCAAGCTCATCCCGGAATCGTATCTCAAGATCGTCCAACCCTCCGAGGCTGGCATTCTCAAGGAGATTCTGGTCAAGGAAGGGGAGAAGGTGCAGGCCGGGCAGATTCTCATGCGGATGGACCCCTATATCGGCGATGCCGAGGCGAAAGCCATCAGGCTCGAGCTCCAGCGCAAGCGGCTCAACCTGCGGCGCATCGAAGCGGAGCTGGCCGGCGAGGAGTTCATTATCAATCCGGAAGACCCGCAACGCATCGCCAAGGACGTGCATTCCCAGTTTCGCGCGAACCGGGCGGCGCTCAACGCCACCCTGGCGGAAGAGCAGACACGTCTGGCCAAGGCCCGTCAGGAGCTGGCAGCAGCAGAGCAGGTGCGCGCCAAGCTCGATGCGACACTGCCGTATTACCATGAGCAGGATGCGGCATATCAAAAGCTGGCCAAGGATAACTATGTTTCGCCCATTGCCGCGTCGGACAAGCATCGCGAAGTGATCGAGAAGGAGCAGGAGCTCAAGACGCAGCTTTATTTGATCGCCTCGGCCAATGCCAGTGTGGCGCAGTCCGAAAAACGATTGGCCCAGCTCGAGTCCGATTATCGGAAGAAGTTGAATGCGGAGCGGGACGAGTTGGAAGGACAGCTGGACAAGCTGACCCAGGAGCTGGCCAAGCAAACCCACAAGCAGGGGCTGCTGGAGCTCAAGGCGCCGCAGGACAGCGTGGTCAAGGATCTCGCGACCCATACTGAAGGCACTGTCGTGCAGCCGGGCACCGTGCTCCTGACCCTGGTGCCACAGGACGAGCCGCTGCGGGCTGAGGTCTGGGTTTCAAATGATGACATCGGCTTTGTCCGAAAAGGGCAGCCGGTCAAGCTGAAGTTCGCCGCCTTTCCCTTCCAGAAGTACGGCATGGCGGAAGGAACCGTGCTCCGCGTGAGCGCAGACGCTGCCGATGAGAGCACCAACGGCAACGGCGCCGCCGGTACGGATCAGCAGCCGACAGGCAAGCCGTTGGTTTACAAGGCGCTTGTGGCCTTGGAGACCAAACGCCTCGTCCAGGACGGGATCTCGTACGAGCTGACGGCCGGCATGCAGACAAATGCCGAGATCATGCTCGGCTCACGCACCGTGGCCGAGTATCTCCTCTCGCCTATCCAAAAGGCGTGGCACGAGGCGGGCCGGGAGCGGTAG
- a CDS encoding N-6 DNA methylase — protein sequence MNNRLGRPWREEVARSGQLDAVIALPLKIFKKVAIGFAIVILRPAPIHDNVLCIYAEGPPSNTAKVDDVFNADLGASIVDAYKNRTAIDGFAQPVLWDDLKNMGYELRPSVLVPSGKNPNRIIAGLLEQRRDVERELRLESDAIRKTIERLGEE from the coding sequence ATGAACAATCGACTCGGCCGCCCTTGGCGTGAGGAGGTTGCTCGCTCCGGCCAGCTCGATGCGGTTATCGCCCTGCCGCTGAAAATCTTCAAAAAAGTCGCCATCGGGTTCGCCATCGTTATTCTCCGCCCTGCCCCAATCCACGACAATGTGCTGTGCATCTACGCGGAAGGTCCTCCATCAAACACGGCAAAGGTCGACGATGTTTTCAATGCGGATCTCGGCGCCTCGATCGTCGATGCCTACAAGAACAGAACGGCTATCGATGGCTTCGCACAACCAGTGTTGTGGGACGACTTGAAGAACATGGGTTACGAACTCCGCCCGTCGGTTCTTGTTCCTAGTGGCAAGAACCCAAACCGCATCATCGCCGGCCTGCTCGAACAACGCCGAGATGTCGAGAGAGAACTGCGTCTGGAAAGCGATGCGATCAGGAAGACGATTGAGCGGCTTGGCGAGGAATGA
- the cas3 gene encoding CRISPR-associated helicase Cas3' — protein MESVRFWGKAQHNSNNSHLVEFHCLDVAAVLTELLEMDGVLRQRVEGLACCPYAVIKPILQFFAAIHDIGKFSAGFQWLRGDIAAAWGHPPYLRAGTPPHHTKAGWWFYRNRIMSRTTDLPQCAAWRAHFRMLAPLAMAAIGHHGAPVDDTEVNQRDFSYSNEAALHHAGEMAELFLPAEPPELFDDEDRFRPLSWLFAGLMVAADWIGSSEEYFPYRSDPMDAGAYYALAQQRARTAVRMCGLLHPAAAQGQDFSSLLPQLKGYSPRPLQRYAMEDAVVDASPQLHIFEDLTGCGKTEAALLCVHTIMEQGGCSGFYVGLPTMATANAMYHRLAATYRALFDEKDGVPSLMLAHGQQNIEDAFLQTIALEDDAAPRMGERSDVTCSQWLADNRKKALLAPCGAGTLDQALLAVLPAKHQSLRLAGLSRTVLIADEVHSYDLYTGELLATLLTFIAAMGSSAVLLTATLPQSLRLKLVHAFQRGLGRAESAQLDKDDFPLATRVNAAGEVFEQPIPAEGHGKTTAVALVHDESAMFATLVQVHRDGACACWVRNTVDQAMDTAERLVTDYGLPPNKVILCHARFAMCDRLAREKDILRRFGKGSTSEDRAGYILVGSQVLEQSLDYDVGLMLSDLAPMDALIQRAGRCHRHTRERPEGYGTPRLVILSPEPVDDPAADWYGALLGTARFVYRKQALLWRTARLLKEHGRIVLPGDARVLMEGAYGEAIEAPAVLEEADLRPLGDELAARSLAYQNVLALDSGYSLDAGAGWSDDTAAATRIGDERVQLRLCCVGEDGRITLWVGGAGAKACALSEVSVSTKRVDRPGSEPASVALEAFAETMPDKGRWVRLVALRQSGGDEWTGQVPKDGTLVAVRYSRAKGLRIE, from the coding sequence ATGGAGTCTGTTCGCTTCTGGGGCAAAGCCCAGCACAATTCGAATAATAGCCATCTTGTGGAGTTCCACTGCCTCGATGTGGCCGCGGTCCTGACTGAGCTACTGGAAATGGACGGCGTGCTGCGCCAGCGCGTGGAAGGGCTCGCCTGCTGTCCGTACGCGGTCATCAAGCCGATTCTCCAGTTCTTCGCCGCCATTCACGATATCGGCAAATTCAGCGCGGGCTTTCAATGGCTGCGGGGCGATATCGCGGCAGCATGGGGGCATCCGCCGTATCTCCGGGCGGGTACACCGCCGCACCATACCAAGGCCGGGTGGTGGTTCTATCGCAATCGGATCATGAGCCGCACAACCGACCTGCCGCAATGCGCTGCGTGGCGCGCGCACTTCCGCATGCTTGCGCCGCTCGCCATGGCCGCCATCGGCCACCACGGCGCACCGGTCGATGACACGGAGGTCAACCAAAGGGATTTCTCCTATTCCAATGAGGCGGCGCTCCATCATGCCGGCGAGATGGCCGAGCTCTTCCTGCCTGCGGAGCCGCCTGAGCTTTTTGACGATGAGGACCGGTTCAGGCCGCTCTCCTGGCTGTTTGCAGGGCTCATGGTTGCGGCGGACTGGATCGGCTCCAGCGAGGAGTACTTTCCCTATCGTTCAGATCCCATGGATGCGGGGGCGTACTATGCCCTGGCGCAGCAGCGGGCGCGTACCGCCGTGCGCATGTGCGGACTCCTCCATCCTGCGGCGGCGCAGGGACAGGATTTTTCCTCCCTGCTGCCCCAGTTGAAAGGGTATTCCCCTCGGCCGCTCCAGCGCTATGCCATGGAAGACGCGGTAGTCGATGCCAGCCCGCAGCTCCACATTTTTGAAGACCTGACAGGCTGCGGCAAGACAGAGGCCGCGCTGCTGTGCGTGCACACCATCATGGAGCAGGGCGGATGCAGCGGCTTTTATGTTGGACTTCCCACCATGGCTACGGCCAATGCCATGTACCACAGGCTTGCAGCGACCTACCGCGCATTGTTCGACGAGAAGGACGGCGTTCCCTCGCTTATGCTGGCGCATGGCCAACAGAACATCGAAGATGCCTTCCTGCAGACCATCGCGCTGGAGGACGACGCCGCGCCGCGCATGGGCGAACGGAGCGACGTAACGTGCAGCCAGTGGCTGGCGGACAACCGCAAGAAGGCGCTGCTCGCGCCGTGCGGAGCCGGCACCCTGGACCAGGCTTTGCTCGCCGTATTACCAGCCAAGCACCAGAGCTTGCGCCTGGCCGGGCTGAGCCGGACCGTACTCATCGCGGACGAGGTCCATTCCTATGATCTCTACACAGGCGAGCTCCTGGCTACGCTGCTCACGTTCATCGCCGCCATGGGCTCCAGCGCCGTCCTGCTTACGGCCACGTTGCCGCAATCACTCCGCCTCAAGCTGGTGCACGCCTTTCAACGCGGCCTGGGGCGTGCGGAGTCGGCACAACTGGACAAGGATGACTTTCCGCTGGCCACGCGGGTAAACGCTGCGGGCGAGGTCTTCGAGCAGCCCATACCGGCGGAGGGCCACGGCAAGACCACTGCCGTGGCGCTGGTGCACGATGAATCCGCCATGTTCGCAACCCTGGTGCAGGTGCACAGGGATGGCGCGTGCGCCTGCTGGGTGCGCAACACCGTGGACCAGGCTATGGACACGGCGGAGCGGTTGGTAACGGACTACGGCTTGCCGCCGAACAAAGTCATCCTGTGCCACGCCCGTTTTGCCATGTGCGATAGGCTGGCGCGTGAGAAGGATATCCTGCGCCGCTTCGGCAAGGGCTCTACGTCCGAGGACCGCGCCGGGTATATTCTTGTGGGATCGCAGGTACTTGAGCAGTCTCTCGATTACGATGTGGGCCTGATGCTTTCGGACCTGGCGCCTATGGACGCCTTGATCCAGCGGGCAGGGCGGTGCCACCGCCACACACGGGAGCGGCCGGAGGGATACGGAACCCCACGGCTGGTGATCCTCTCGCCCGAGCCGGTCGACGACCCCGCGGCGGACTGGTACGGCGCGCTGCTCGGCACGGCGCGGTTCGTGTACCGCAAGCAAGCACTGCTCTGGCGCACAGCGCGTTTGCTGAAAGAGCACGGACGCATCGTTCTGCCGGGGGATGCCCGCGTGCTCATGGAAGGAGCATACGGCGAGGCAATCGAGGCTCCGGCCGTGCTGGAAGAGGCCGACCTGAGGCCGTTGGGCGACGAGTTGGCCGCGCGGAGCCTGGCGTATCAGAACGTATTGGCGCTCGATTCCGGCTATTCTCTGGACGCCGGAGCTGGCTGGTCGGACGATACGGCCGCGGCAACACGCATAGGGGACGAACGCGTGCAACTGCGCCTCTGCTGCGTGGGGGAAGACGGACGCATCACTCTGTGGGTCGGCGGAGCAGGGGCCAAGGCCTGCGCGCTCTCCGAGGTCTCGGTGTCCACCAAACGGGTGGATAGACCGGGCTCAGAGCCTGCCAGCGTCGCGCTGGAGGCGTTTGCCGAAACCATGCCCGACAAAGGCCGTTGGGTGCGGCTGGTGGCGCTGCGCCAATCCGGCGGCGACGAGTGGACAGGGCAGGTCCCCAAGGATGGGACGCTGGTTGCGGTGCGGTACAGCCGGGCGAAAGGATTGCGAATAGAATAA
- the casA gene encoding type I-E CRISPR-associated protein Cse1/CasA, with the protein MSLNLVRDRWLPAVLASGRVERIAPWELTRADDPPLDLAPPRHDFRLALLEFLIGLVQTACPPKNVTKREQWYDAPPSLETLRQAMEPYARFFELLGERPLFQQDLTLDPEAHAKSAIPIGALLINYPGDSSLDFFVRRDIETMCPSCAAMALQTMQAFAPSGGRGNRTSLRGGGPLSTIVLVENLWQTVWANVLPLNARDVEPAPTAEGLPGAVFPWAAPTRTSENGKVFRRADGHFLHHYWGMPRRYLLLPVEDHARCDLCGDEAEVVFHQLIRRPHGYNYGEDWMHPLTPYRRQSADKPWFSGKGTSYATAYTNWLPLVYGDSNGLAEPARCVQAAREDSADIANEYGLLAGGYDMKSAKCRGWCEGSFPILPLDGEVVQDFRTEVETLVKAAGMVRDNLTKAIRTAVVHTSNPARSKAFGSSFFADLSASFWADTRAAFFVAARELAEVVKAVASDAKVKQGWARALRDEADTLFMRVAGPELTHPDHARRASKAFNEMRKLNQGVYKNHLGGTITAKEAA; encoded by the coding sequence ATGTCCCTGAACCTTGTTCGGGATCGATGGCTGCCGGCTGTGCTCGCATCCGGCCGGGTGGAGCGCATCGCTCCCTGGGAGCTGACTCGCGCGGATGATCCCCCTCTCGACCTTGCCCCGCCGCGCCACGACTTCCGTCTGGCCTTGCTTGAGTTCCTTATCGGTCTTGTGCAAACGGCCTGCCCGCCGAAAAACGTCACCAAACGCGAGCAGTGGTACGACGCTCCGCCGTCGCTGGAAACGCTGCGGCAGGCCATGGAGCCGTATGCCCGGTTCTTCGAGCTGCTGGGTGAGCGGCCGCTGTTTCAGCAGGATCTGACCCTCGATCCCGAGGCCCACGCCAAGAGCGCCATCCCCATCGGCGCGTTGCTCATCAATTATCCTGGCGACAGCTCGCTTGATTTCTTTGTCAGGCGCGACATCGAGACCATGTGCCCCAGCTGCGCGGCCATGGCTTTGCAGACCATGCAGGCCTTCGCGCCTTCGGGCGGCCGGGGCAACCGCACATCCCTGCGCGGCGGCGGGCCGCTATCCACCATCGTTCTGGTGGAAAACCTCTGGCAAACCGTGTGGGCCAATGTGCTGCCGCTCAATGCGCGCGACGTGGAGCCCGCGCCGACGGCGGAGGGACTGCCCGGCGCCGTCTTTCCCTGGGCCGCGCCCACACGCACCAGTGAGAACGGCAAGGTCTTCAGGCGCGCGGACGGCCACTTCCTGCACCACTACTGGGGAATGCCGCGGCGCTACTTGCTACTGCCCGTAGAAGATCATGCCCGCTGCGACCTCTGCGGTGACGAGGCCGAGGTTGTCTTTCATCAGCTCATACGTCGCCCTCACGGCTACAACTATGGCGAGGATTGGATGCATCCGCTCACGCCGTATCGCAGGCAGAGCGCGGACAAGCCCTGGTTCTCGGGCAAGGGAACCTCGTACGCCACGGCCTACACCAACTGGCTGCCCCTTGTGTACGGGGATTCCAACGGCCTTGCCGAACCTGCCCGATGTGTCCAGGCTGCGCGTGAGGATAGCGCCGATATTGCGAATGAATACGGCCTGCTGGCTGGCGGGTATGACATGAAGAGCGCTAAGTGTCGCGGCTGGTGCGAGGGTTCCTTCCCCATCCTGCCGCTGGACGGCGAGGTCGTGCAGGACTTCCGCACCGAGGTGGAAACACTGGTGAAAGCGGCGGGCATGGTGCGCGACAACCTGACCAAGGCGATTCGCACGGCTGTAGTGCATACCAGCAACCCGGCGCGCTCCAAGGCGTTCGGCTCGTCCTTTTTTGCCGATCTCTCGGCAAGCTTCTGGGCCGATACCCGCGCCGCGTTCTTTGTGGCGGCGAGGGAGCTTGCGGAAGTTGTAAAAGCCGTAGCCTCGGACGCGAAGGTCAAGCAGGGCTGGGCCAGGGCGCTGCGGGA